The genomic region TTGAGTCTGCGAAAGATAAACTAGCAAGGCGGAGGTTTGACGTCATACTTCTCGATCTAAATCTCCCAGACAGTAACACTGAAGAGACCCTTCAACACAGCGTTTCTCTTGCGGAAATGCACCCGGTAATCGTTCTCACCGGGAACGATAGTGAAGAAGTTGGTGTAAGAGCGGTTCAACTTGGAGCTCAGGATTATCTCGTAAAAGGAGAGTACAATGATCGCATGCTTCTGCGCGCCCTTCGCTATGCCCGGGAAAGACATCGAATGAGGTCTATGTTGAGGAGACTTTCCGTAATTGACGAACTCTCGGGACTCTACAACCGCAGAGGATTTTTTGCCGTTGCAGGAAGGCAGTTTAAGGAGCAGTTGGCAACCAACGATGGGAAGAGTCACCTTTTCTTTTTTGATTTGGACCGTTTTAAAGAGGTCAACGATACCTTTGGTCATGAGCAAGGAGACGAGGCGCTTCGATCTTTCTCAGACCTATTAAAGACAGTATTCGACCGTGACGATTTAGTCGCCCGTGTGGGAGGAGACGAGTTTGTAGCTTTCGTCGCAGATTCAGCGAGTCGAAACCCCGAAGAAATCCTGAAG from Verrucomicrobiota bacterium harbors:
- a CDS encoding diguanylate cyclase, with translation MSFLLPNSTVLDLENSLQVLLVEDDLLAAKLVRVILGKGGVAAETTHVTTIESAKDKLARRRFDVILLDLNLPDSNTEETLQHSVSLAEMHPVIVLTGNDSEEVGVRAVQLGAQDYLVKGEYNDRMLLRALRYARERHRMRSMLRRLSVIDELSGLYNRRGFFAVAGRQFKEQLATNDGKSHLFFFDLDRFKEVNDTFGHEQGDEALRSFSDLLKTVFDRDDLVARVGGDEFVAFVADSASRNPEEILKEFETALSRFNAEGKFSFAIQSSYGYRTVVYGEKITLDQALCEADSRLYEQKKMKKKEGASLGP